AGGAAAAGGTACTGAAATTATTGGAAATCTAGTGTGTAATGGCGACATAAGGATTGATGGTAGCTTAAAGGGTAATATCAAAACACCTCATAAAATCGTAACTGGACCTAGCTCCGAAATTATCGGGGACATTCAAATAGGAAGCGGCATCATTGGGGGTATTGTTAGGGGAAATATTTATTCGACAGGTACTTTAGAAATAGAAAAGACCGCTAGTTTGGAAGGAATTATAGAATCCAATGGTCTAATTATTCATGAAGGAGCCGATTTAAGAGCAGAGATTAATTCAAAAAACAAAACTTTACCTAAGTCTCTGGAAAATCAAAATAAAAAAGTTACCGATTTCTCAAGAGCAGCAGTCCTATAGGTCAAATTTTTAAAATAGGGCTAATGTCATCATGCCCAAGACTTACTTCTTTCAATAGCCTCCAACCACTTAGCATATAGCAAATTAGCGTTATCAGGCGTCATTTTCGGTTGGATTATTTGAGAATTATTTAAATTTATATTGTCTAAAGTCATTCCAATTCCTTCTGCTGCCATCATGGCAACCCCAAGAGCTGTGCATTCTTCACTAGCACTTGGTATTATGTTCTTTTGTAAAATATCCGCTAGAAATTGTCTTAAAAAAGGACTTTTACTCACACCTCCATCTATTTGAAGTGATTGAATAGCTACGCCAGAATCCTTTGCCAGTGTATCTATTATATCTCTGCATTGGTATGCAAGTGATTCAAAGGTAGCTCTGATTATGTGAGCTTTATTGGTATTTCTATTTAATCCTAAAATGGTAGCACGTGCGCGCATATCCCAGTAAGGTGCACCTAAGCCTGTGAAAGCTGGAACGACATAAACATTATCAGTGCTAGGTATTGAATTTGCTAACGCATCAGCTTCCGTATATTCGTCAAACAAATTTAAATTTTCTTTTAACCATTTCAAAGCAGAACCAGCATTAAATACACTTCCTTCTAAGGCATACGCCAGTTCTTCTCCTTTTTTCCAAGCAATAGTAGTTAAAAGCTGATTTGCCGACAGTTTAAACTCATTTCCTATATGCTGTAGCAAAAAACAACCTGTCCCAAAGGTATTTTTCATCATCCCTTTTGTAAAACACCGATGTCCAAATAAAGCAGCCTGCTGATCTCCAGCTATTCCTGCGATAGGAATGCTAGCGCCGAAAATCTCATAGTTAACATCTGCTATTATTCCTATACTATCTTTCACATGAGGTAAGATAGATCGAGGGATATGATAATAATCCAATAAATCACTATCCCAATCTAAGGTCTGAATATTGTATAAATTGGTTCGGGATGCATTGGATACATCTGTAACAAATGATTGACCTTTGGTCATATTCCAGATAATCCATGTATCGATTGTACCTACACACAGATTGTCATACTTTAATAGTTGCAATGCTTTAGGGATATTCTTAAGTATCCATCGTATTTTAGGGGCAGAAAAATAAGCATCTAGATTTAAACCTGTTTTAATTCTATTCTGCTCTATTCCAATACTATCCTGATCCTTCAAGCAATCTGCTGCCGTGCGTCTATCCTGCCATACGATAGCATTGCTAATTGGTTTACCTGTTTCCTTATCCCAAGCCACAATTGTCTCACGCTGATTTGTAATACCCATTGCCTTAATTTGATTCGGAAGAATTTTTGAATTCAAAATAACCTCTTTACAACATATTAATTGACTTTCCCATATTTCAATAGGGTTATGCTCAACCCAGCCATCTCTTGGATAAACTTGCTTAATATCTTTTTGCGAATTTGAAACTATTTGAAAATTCAAGTCATACAAAATGGCTCTGCTAGAAGTCGTACCTTGATCTAATGCTAAAATAAATTGCTCCATCTTATTTCTCTTGAAATGATATATCTTCAATTCTTTACTGTGGTAAAATTAGCGAATCCATATTATCGCCTCATTTTTTCTTTTTATAAAATCTACTACCTATTCTAAAAAGGAATTCTTGTCATTCTATTCTAAATACCTAATAATTATGAAGTTTGATAAATAAAAAAAAT
This genomic window from Chitinophagales bacterium contains:
- a CDS encoding polymer-forming cytoskeletal protein, which gives rise to MNQKSTDAGDLGVINLVGKGTEIIGNLVCNGDIRIDGSLKGNIKTPHKIVTGPSSEIIGDIQIGSGIIGGIVRGNIYSTGTLEIEKTASLEGIIESNGLIIHEGADLRAEINSKNKTLPKSLENQNKKVTDFSRAAVL
- the glpK gene encoding glycerol kinase GlpK, giving the protein MEQFILALDQGTTSSRAILYDLNFQIVSNSQKDIKQVYPRDGWVEHNPIEIWESQLICCKEVILNSKILPNQIKAMGITNQRETIVAWDKETGKPISNAIVWQDRRTAADCLKDQDSIGIEQNRIKTGLNLDAYFSAPKIRWILKNIPKALQLLKYDNLCVGTIDTWIIWNMTKGQSFVTDVSNASRTNLYNIQTLDWDSDLLDYYHIPRSILPHVKDSIGIIADVNYEIFGASIPIAGIAGDQQAALFGHRCFTKGMMKNTFGTGCFLLQHIGNEFKLSANQLLTTIAWKKGEELAYALEGSVFNAGSALKWLKENLNLFDEYTEADALANSIPSTDNVYVVPAFTGLGAPYWDMRARATILGLNRNTNKAHIIRATFESLAYQCRDIIDTLAKDSGVAIQSLQIDGGVSKSPFLRQFLADILQKNIIPSASEECTALGVAMMAAEGIGMTLDNINLNNSQIIQPKMTPDNANLLYAKWLEAIERSKSWA